The following are from one region of the Streptomyces decoyicus genome:
- a CDS encoding ABC transporter permease, protein MEAIARSATRDKVILAIAAPVLAIVAAIVISSLVFLASGENPFRAYGIMADYGHYSDSQVWIINKAVPYYLSALAVAIGFRMNLFNIGVDGQYRLAAFAAAAVGGAIALPGAIQIILLIVIAMLVGAIWSGIAGLLKTTRGVSEVITTIMLNAIAASIIGYFLQDGRLAIKDGNLLHTKFLPESSHFFSFPTHPKPVLGFVVIAVLAGALYWFGINRTRFGFDLRAVGASESAAEASGVSVKRMVVSSMLLSGAAAGLVGMPTLLGESFQYGTDFPAGIGFTGIAIALLGRNHPVGMAFGALLWAFLDRTGSRLEFEGYAQEIVGVIQGVIVLCVVIAYEIVRRYGLNLQQRKVGEELAALSRTTNADKSGKSDNPEVSA, encoded by the coding sequence GTGGAAGCCATCGCCAGGAGCGCCACCCGGGACAAGGTGATCCTCGCGATCGCCGCGCCCGTCCTGGCCATCGTCGCCGCGATTGTGATCTCGTCCCTGGTCTTCCTGGCGTCGGGCGAGAATCCGTTCCGGGCCTACGGGATCATGGCCGATTACGGCCACTACAGCGACAGCCAGGTCTGGATCATCAACAAGGCGGTGCCGTACTACCTTTCGGCACTGGCGGTCGCCATCGGCTTCCGGATGAACCTCTTCAACATCGGCGTCGACGGCCAGTACCGCCTGGCGGCCTTCGCGGCCGCCGCGGTCGGCGGGGCCATCGCCCTCCCCGGCGCGATCCAGATCATCCTGCTCATCGTCATCGCGATGCTGGTGGGCGCGATCTGGTCGGGCATCGCCGGTCTGCTGAAGACGACCCGTGGCGTCAGCGAAGTGATCACCACGATCATGCTGAACGCGATCGCCGCCTCGATCATCGGCTACTTCCTGCAGGACGGCCGCCTCGCCATCAAGGACGGCAACCTCCTGCACACCAAGTTCCTCCCGGAATCCAGCCACTTCTTCTCCTTCCCGACCCACCCCAAGCCGGTCCTCGGCTTCGTGGTGATCGCGGTGCTGGCCGGTGCGCTGTACTGGTTCGGCATCAACCGCACCCGCTTCGGCTTCGACCTGCGCGCCGTGGGCGCCTCCGAGTCGGCCGCCGAGGCCAGCGGTGTCAGCGTCAAGCGCATGGTCGTCAGCAGCATGCTGCTGTCGGGCGCGGCGGCCGGCCTGGTCGGCATGCCCACCCTGCTCGGCGAGTCCTTCCAGTACGGCACGGACTTCCCGGCCGGTATCGGCTTCACCGGTATCGCCATCGCGCTGCTCGGCCGCAACCACCCCGTCGGCATGGCCTTCGGCGCCCTGCTGTGGGCGTTCCTCGACCGCACCGGCTCCCGGCTGGAGTTCGAGGGCTACGCCCAGGAAATCGTCGGCGTCATCCAGGGCGTCATCGTCCTGTGCGTGGTCATCGCCTACGAGATCGTGCGCCGCTACGGGCTGAACCTACAGCAGCGCAAGGTCGGCGAGGAGCTGGCCGCCCTGTCCCGCACGACAAACGCCGACAAGTCCGGCAAGAGTGACAACCCGGAGGTGTCGGCGTGA
- a CDS encoding ABC transporter permease, with the protein MSTDLKSATKLAVPGRGGRRKLTYPWILLIIAVGLVAVSALRAVTGAGDLTSTGQFGAALSAAVPIGLAGLGGLWSERAGVVNIGLEGMMMLGSFAAGWVGWQHGPWAAAAAGILGGALGGLIHAVATVTFGVDHIVSGVAVNILALGATQYLATLWFGQEGSAAMAAGGNDKQSPPMPDMPTFTVPGLSDWLNSLEGHHWFLVSDVAGILGAAVTNVSWLTLLTIALFIGTFYVLWRSSFGLRLRSCGEAPISAETLGVNVYSYKYAAVLVSGALAGLGGAFLSIGVHFYQDGQTGGRGYIGLATMIFGNWRPGGVAMGAGLFGFMDAMQLRSGGPTVHALLLGLAALLAVLALLRLRAAKRAQAAVSAVAAAVLIGWYFLADTVPLELVEASPYIATLLVLALFSQRLRPPKANGRPYRRGQGA; encoded by the coding sequence GTGAGTACGGACCTCAAGTCCGCGACCAAGCTCGCGGTCCCAGGAAGGGGCGGCCGGCGCAAGCTGACCTACCCCTGGATCCTGCTGATCATCGCCGTCGGCCTGGTCGCCGTCTCCGCCCTCCGGGCCGTCACCGGCGCCGGGGACCTCACCTCCACCGGCCAGTTCGGCGCCGCGCTGAGCGCCGCCGTACCGATCGGCCTGGCGGGTCTGGGCGGACTGTGGTCCGAGCGGGCCGGCGTGGTCAACATCGGCCTCGAAGGCATGATGATGCTCGGCTCGTTCGCGGCCGGCTGGGTCGGCTGGCAGCACGGCCCCTGGGCGGCGGCCGCGGCCGGCATCCTCGGCGGCGCGCTCGGCGGCCTCATCCACGCCGTCGCCACCGTGACCTTCGGCGTCGACCACATCGTCTCCGGTGTCGCGGTCAACATCCTGGCGCTCGGTGCCACCCAGTACCTGGCCACCCTGTGGTTCGGCCAGGAGGGCAGCGCGGCCATGGCGGCCGGCGGCAACGACAAGCAGTCCCCGCCGATGCCCGACATGCCGACGTTCACAGTCCCCGGCCTGTCGGACTGGCTGAACTCCCTGGAGGGCCACCACTGGTTCCTGGTCTCCGACGTCGCCGGCATCCTCGGCGCCGCGGTCACCAACGTCTCCTGGCTGACCCTGCTCACCATCGCCCTGTTCATCGGCACCTTCTACGTACTCTGGCGCTCCTCGTTCGGACTGCGGCTGCGCTCCTGCGGCGAGGCCCCCATCTCGGCCGAGACTCTGGGCGTCAACGTCTACTCGTACAAGTACGCGGCGGTGCTGGTCTCCGGAGCCCTGGCCGGCCTCGGCGGTGCCTTCCTCTCCATCGGAGTGCACTTCTACCAGGACGGCCAGACCGGCGGCCGCGGCTACATCGGTCTCGCCACGATGATCTTCGGCAACTGGCGGCCGGGCGGCGTCGCGATGGGCGCGGGCCTGTTCGGCTTCATGGACGCCATGCAGCTGCGCAGCGGCGGCCCGACCGTCCATGCGCTGCTGCTGGGCCTGGCCGCGCTCCTCGCGGTGCTCGCCCTGCTCCGGCTGCGCGCCGCCAAGCGCGCCCAGGCCGCGGTGTCGGCCGTCGCCGCCGCCGTCCTCATAGGGTGGTACTTCCTGGCCGACACCGTTCCCCTCGAACTGGTCGAGGCGAGTCCCTACATCGCCACCCTGCTGGTGCTCGCCCTCTTCTCCCAGCGGCTGCGGCCGCCGAAGGCGAACGGCAGGCCCTACCGCCGAGGACAAGGCGCATGA